The proteins below are encoded in one region of Gemmatimonadota bacterium:
- a CDS encoding PorV/PorQ family protein codes for MKNTMSVVLIVLMALALSAPTQAQELFPEAEEILNPEGRSKIKPSTFNFLKVTNNARIAGMGDAFTAVSDGIDGMIWNPAGLTKVNNLAYTFGYTQWLVESSFVTGSLAYNTGQWGVLGVSFVNFTLPDMPETTTMEPDGTGAMVNSGDLALGLVYAYQLTDKLSAAASLRFVQSALGPETLSAVSVNVSTLMYTGFQSLRIGMNMKNLGGEQEIVSEKSEMPLVFHTGIAMELYGNLGDPVSLTGSFEGAFFTDREQRWNLGGELWIQNLIALRAGYKIKYDVETWSIGGGLKGKFGGRHIALDVSYSNLGDLFDPPLRLNLSGSL; via the coding sequence ATGAAAAATACGATGTCCGTAGTGCTGATCGTTTTGATGGCGCTCGCCCTATCGGCTCCTACCCAGGCACAGGAACTCTTCCCGGAAGCTGAAGAGATTCTGAATCCGGAGGGCCGCAGCAAGATCAAGCCATCCACATTTAATTTTTTGAAAGTAACCAACAATGCCCGAATCGCGGGCATGGGCGATGCTTTTACCGCGGTATCCGACGGGATAGACGGCATGATCTGGAATCCGGCGGGTCTGACCAAAGTGAACAATCTTGCATATACCTTTGGCTATACCCAATGGCTGGTCGAATCGTCATTTGTCACCGGGTCCCTCGCCTACAATACCGGACAGTGGGGCGTGTTGGGCGTATCATTTGTGAACTTTACCCTGCCCGACATGCCCGAAACAACCACCATGGAACCAGACGGCACCGGTGCTATGGTGAATTCGGGCGACCTCGCCTTAGGCCTGGTTTACGCCTATCAATTGACCGACAAGCTCTCGGCAGCTGCCTCCCTGCGCTTTGTCCAATCCGCGCTGGGACCAGAGACACTCAGCGCAGTCTCCGTGAATGTCAGCACCTTGATGTACACGGGCTTTCAAAGCCTGCGCATTGGCATGAACATGAAAAACCTGGGCGGAGAGCAGGAAATCGTGAGCGAAAAATCGGAAATGCCCCTGGTATTCCACACCGGGATAGCCATGGAATTGTACGGCAACCTCGGCGATCCCGTATCTCTGACCGGCTCGTTTGAAGGCGCTTTCTTCACCGACCGGGAACAGCGCTGGAATCTGGGCGGTGAACTCTGGATACAGAACCTCATCGCTCTGCGAGCGGGCTATAAGATCAAATACGATGTGGAAACCTGGAGTATTGGCGGCGGTCTCAAGGGAAAATTCGGTGGACGACACATCGCCTTAGACGTATCGTATAGCAATCTTGGCGATTTGTTCGACCCGCCCCTGCGCCTGAATCTCTCGGGTTCACTGTAG